In the Bacteroidales bacterium genome, one interval contains:
- the odhB gene encoding 2-oxoglutarate dehydrogenase complex dihydrolipoyllysine-residue succinyltransferase: MLIEVKVPSPGESITEVQLVNWLVKDGDYVEKDAELAEIDSDKATLTANAEAAGKIQILVEAGETIAVGSVVARIDTDAVGSAPVKPVTVKEVEAAPKEPQVKQEVTKPTEVKPTESKPAQVEFAEKSLHLSPLARKMMEEKNLSENEIIEHIRITRRDIMDVAEKKAIIPQNVPQPSWGGTRDQDRKKMTTLRVKLGKRLVSVKNETAMLTTFNEVNMSNIMGLKKQFNDTFKEKYGVGIGFMSFFTKAVTQALGHFPQVNAMIEGDELIYSKYADIGIAVSAPKGLVVPVIRNAETLTLAEIELKIKELATKARENKISLDEMSGGTFTITNGGVFGSMMSTPILNPPQSAILGMHNIIERPIAQNGQVVIAPMMYIALSYDHRVIDGRESVSFLVKVKELLENPVKMLFEGNDPVKVLLGI; this comes from the coding sequence ATGCTCATTGAGGTGAAAGTCCCGAGTCCGGGGGAAAGCATTACAGAAGTCCAACTTGTGAATTGGCTGGTAAAAGATGGCGATTATGTTGAAAAGGATGCCGAACTGGCAGAAATAGATTCTGATAAAGCTACATTAACTGCCAATGCTGAAGCTGCAGGAAAGATTCAGATCCTTGTAGAAGCAGGTGAAACAATTGCTGTGGGATCGGTTGTAGCCCGGATCGATACTGATGCGGTGGGTTCTGCTCCTGTAAAGCCGGTTACGGTGAAGGAAGTAGAAGCAGCTCCTAAGGAACCACAAGTGAAACAGGAGGTTACAAAACCCACTGAGGTAAAACCGACTGAGTCAAAACCTGCTCAGGTTGAATTTGCTGAAAAAAGCCTGCATCTTTCACCACTGGCAAGGAAGATGATGGAGGAAAAGAACCTGAGTGAGAATGAAATCATTGAACATATAAGGATCACAAGAAGAGATATTATGGACGTGGCTGAAAAAAAGGCCATAATTCCTCAGAATGTGCCCCAGCCATCATGGGGTGGAACAAGAGATCAGGACCGGAAGAAAATGACCACCTTGAGGGTAAAACTTGGTAAACGATTGGTTTCTGTTAAGAATGAAACAGCCATGCTTACCACTTTCAATGAGGTGAATATGTCGAATATCATGGGACTCAAGAAGCAATTCAACGATACCTTTAAAGAGAAATATGGTGTCGGGATTGGTTTCATGTCATTTTTTACAAAGGCAGTTACCCAGGCATTGGGGCATTTCCCCCAGGTGAATGCTATGATAGAGGGTGATGAACTCATTTACAGCAAGTATGCTGATATAGGGATTGCTGTCAGTGCTCCTAAAGGGTTGGTTGTTCCTGTGATCCGAAATGCTGAAACTCTTACCCTGGCCGAGATCGAATTAAAAATAAAAGAGCTGGCCACTAAAGCGCGCGAGAATAAAATCTCTCTTGATGAGATGAGTGGAGGTACATTCACCATTACCAACGGGGGTGTATTTGGTTCCATGATGTCAACCCCGATTTTAAATCCACCTCAAAGCGCGATCCTGGGAATGCATAATATCATTGAACGCCCGATTGCTCAAAACGGACAAGTAGTCATCGCCCCGATGATGTACATTGCCTTAAGTTATGATCATCGCGTGATTGATGGCCGCGAATCGGTTAGTTTCCTTGTCAAGGTAAAGGAACTCCTTGAAAACCCTGTAAAGATGCTTTTCGAAGGCAATGACCCGGTGAAGGTGTTGTTGGGGATTTAG
- a CDS encoding 2-oxoglutarate dehydrogenase E1 component, translated as MDPLSYLNNAEGEAIESLYQQFKNNPESVDTGWRRFFEGFEFSGRIGTNPFAHKEFKVLELINEYRKRGHLFTLTNPVRTRRKYLPTLDIDNFGLDASDLDVKFEAGNDIGIGKASLRDIISHLNQTYCHSIGIEYAYIRRLEVYDWLKNRMESTRNAPDFDAAKSLSILEQLSRAVLFEKFLHKKFTGQKRFSLEGCESLIPALDAIIEKGSENGIQEFVIGMPHRGRLSVLANILGKHYQDIFNEFQGKEFEDESLLGDVKYHLGFSSERTTRNGKTISLSLAPNPSHLETVGPVVEGIARCKIDHEHSRDHKAVVPIIIHGDASIAGQGVVYETLQMSELSGYSTGGTIHLVVNNQVGFTTNYLDARSSVYCTDVAKTTQCPIFHVNADAVEDVVFAVELAIEFRQKFHKDVFIDLLGYRKHGHNEGDEPRFTQPILYKIIEKHPDPRSIYISQLIDKGTISQSEADVMEKTFFDQLESELQASKADEKSRVMSFLQSSWDKLRFAEPGDWDTPVATGVEKEFLLEMARKITHLPEGKPIFKKMAKLTEDRRQMVVDNGMFDWAMAELMAYGTLTTEGIPVRLSGQDSQRGTFSHRHAVLTMEDSEEKYTPLQNISPGQASFEVYNSPLSEYGVLGFEYGYSLASPNALTIWEAQFGDFFNGAQIVIDQYISSAEEKWRVMNSLVMLLPHGYEGQGPEHSSARIERFLQSCAENNMQIANCTTPANFFHLLRRQVHRDFRKPLVVFTPKSLLRHPQCVSPIEDLVSGHFEEVIDDDKVKAEEVTRVDFCSGKVYYDLIAEREKRGRFDVAFIRIEQLYPLPVEKMKAVISKYKNASIFSWVQEEPANMGAWSFILRNFKEVKLLLVARPESGSPATGSPKLHILRQAKIIDKAFGDCTCENRNKACKMLCAPKEWQAVEKTTGSR; from the coding sequence ATGGATCCATTGTCCTATCTCAATAATGCAGAAGGTGAAGCAATAGAATCGCTTTACCAGCAATTCAAAAATAATCCTGAATCAGTTGATACAGGCTGGCGTCGCTTTTTTGAAGGTTTCGAGTTTTCCGGTCGTATTGGTACCAATCCCTTTGCTCATAAAGAGTTCAAGGTCCTGGAGCTGATCAACGAATATCGTAAAAGAGGCCATCTCTTTACCCTTACAAATCCTGTCCGCACCAGGAGGAAATACCTTCCAACCCTTGACATTGACAATTTTGGGCTTGATGCATCTGACCTGGATGTGAAGTTCGAAGCGGGGAACGACATCGGAATAGGGAAAGCCAGTCTTCGTGATATCATTTCCCATCTGAATCAGACGTATTGTCATTCAATTGGAATAGAATATGCCTATATCAGGCGCCTGGAAGTATACGATTGGCTTAAGAATCGCATGGAGAGTACGCGAAATGCTCCCGATTTCGATGCTGCCAAGAGCCTGTCCATCCTTGAACAACTTTCCAGGGCTGTACTTTTCGAGAAGTTTCTGCATAAGAAATTCACCGGGCAAAAACGCTTTTCACTTGAAGGCTGTGAATCCCTGATCCCGGCACTGGATGCAATCATTGAAAAAGGATCAGAAAACGGAATTCAGGAGTTTGTGATCGGGATGCCTCACAGAGGTCGGCTTAGTGTGCTGGCTAACATATTGGGAAAGCATTACCAGGATATCTTTAATGAATTCCAGGGCAAGGAATTTGAAGATGAATCATTGCTTGGGGATGTAAAATATCACCTCGGTTTTTCATCTGAACGTACTACCCGCAATGGGAAAACGATCAGCCTGAGCCTTGCTCCCAATCCTTCTCACCTCGAAACAGTAGGACCGGTAGTTGAAGGAATTGCCCGTTGTAAAATTGACCATGAGCACTCCAGGGATCATAAGGCAGTTGTGCCAATTATTATTCATGGTGATGCTTCTATTGCCGGACAGGGTGTTGTATACGAAACCCTGCAGATGTCAGAATTATCGGGATACTCAACAGGTGGAACTATTCACCTCGTAGTAAATAACCAGGTAGGCTTTACTACCAATTACCTGGATGCCCGTAGTTCGGTTTATTGTACGGATGTAGCCAAGACTACGCAATGTCCCATATTTCATGTGAATGCCGATGCCGTTGAGGATGTTGTATTTGCAGTAGAATTGGCAATTGAATTCCGTCAGAAATTCCATAAAGATGTATTTATTGATTTATTGGGGTACAGGAAACATGGCCACAATGAAGGGGATGAACCACGGTTTACCCAGCCCATATTGTATAAAATCATTGAAAAGCATCCGGATCCCCGCTCAATCTACATTTCACAGCTAATTGACAAGGGCACTATTTCCCAGTCGGAAGCTGATGTAATGGAGAAGACATTTTTCGATCAGCTGGAATCAGAGTTGCAAGCTTCCAAAGCCGATGAAAAATCAAGGGTGATGTCATTTCTGCAATCATCGTGGGATAAGCTGCGTTTCGCTGAGCCCGGGGATTGGGATACACCAGTAGCCACCGGGGTAGAGAAAGAGTTCCTCCTGGAGATGGCTAGGAAAATCACCCATCTTCCTGAAGGAAAGCCCATTTTCAAAAAGATGGCTAAACTTACAGAAGATCGTCGTCAAATGGTTGTTGATAATGGCATGTTCGATTGGGCAATGGCTGAATTGATGGCTTATGGAACCCTGACAACAGAAGGTATTCCGGTGAGGTTAAGTGGCCAGGATTCACAGAGGGGTACTTTTTCGCATCGGCATGCTGTTCTTACTATGGAGGATTCTGAAGAGAAATATACACCTCTGCAAAATATCAGTCCTGGCCAGGCCTCTTTCGAAGTATATAATTCACCTCTGTCAGAATATGGCGTACTAGGATTTGAATACGGATATTCCCTGGCTTCACCTAATGCATTAACAATATGGGAAGCACAATTTGGGGATTTCTTCAATGGAGCCCAAATTGTAATTGACCAGTATATCAGCAGTGCTGAAGAGAAATGGAGGGTGATGAACTCCCTGGTGATGCTTCTGCCTCATGGATATGAAGGACAAGGCCCGGAGCACTCGAGTGCCAGGATTGAACGCTTTCTGCAATCCTGTGCCGAAAATAATATGCAAATTGCAAACTGTACTACCCCTGCTAATTTTTTCCACCTTTTAAGGCGGCAGGTTCACCGCGATTTTCGAAAACCTTTGGTTGTATTCACTCCAAAGAGCCTGTTGCGCCATCCTCAATGTGTATCTCCCATTGAAGACCTGGTTTCAGGTCATTTTGAGGAGGTGATTGATGATGATAAAGTAAAAGCTGAAGAAGTTACCAGGGTGGATTTCTGTTCAGGTAAGGTTTATTATGATCTGATCGCTGAAAGAGAAAAAAGAGGACGTTTTGATGTTGCATTTATCAGAATAGAGCAACTCTATCCATTGCCTGTTGAGAAAATGAAGGCTGTAATCAGCAAATACAAGAATGCTTCTATCTTCTCCTGGGTGCAGGAGGAACCAGCCAATATGGGAGCCTGGTCATTCATTCTCAGGAATTTCAAGGAGGTGAAACTATTATTGGTAGCCAGGCCCGAAAGCGGTAGTCCGGCAACAGGTTCCCCTAAGCTGCATATCCTGAGGCAGGCGAAGATCATTGATAAGGCTTTTGGTGATTGTACCTGTGAGAATCGGAATAAAGCCTGTAAAATGTTATGTGCCCCAAAGGAATGGCAGGCCGTGGAGAAAACAACCGGCTCCAGGTAA
- a CDS encoding phosphatidylserine/phosphatidylglycerophosphate/cardiolipin synthase family protein: MLIDIEKATRYIYLETYKFGNDETGIQFREALEKKARQGVKIKLMVDSWGVTYNETFFSELIRLGAEVRFFRKIRLAFDFFTRNHKRNHRKMLIIDDQILYIGSANITGYSHAWRESVLRITGGMAEVFKRSFLDSFKIYNKYILNKFSFKKTISFHEFEIVQDNPSIYRQQVKSKLEKLISKAKREVLIETPYFLPGYKLRKILATVARKGVSVTIILPQHSDVRAVDLLRNKYMGYYYNNGIRVVFYTPNNLHAKLMLIDDEIFGLGSPNFDYRSFRYQHEIMLFGKHKGIVEEVKLHVNETLEHCLEFDHHAWLRRPKFEKLLGWLLLPFRHLF; the protein is encoded by the coding sequence ATGCTTATCGATATTGAGAAAGCTACGCGTTATATCTACCTGGAAACCTATAAGTTTGGGAATGATGAAACAGGCATCCAGTTTCGGGAAGCCCTGGAAAAAAAAGCACGGCAAGGTGTGAAGATCAAACTCATGGTAGACTCCTGGGGTGTTACCTATAATGAAACCTTCTTCAGTGAATTGATCCGGTTAGGTGCGGAGGTAAGGTTTTTCAGAAAGATCAGACTTGCTTTCGACTTTTTCACCCGGAATCACAAACGTAACCACCGGAAGATGCTTATCATCGACGATCAGATCCTTTATATCGGATCTGCTAATATTACAGGATATTCCCATGCCTGGAGGGAGTCGGTGCTAAGAATAACAGGTGGGATGGCAGAAGTTTTCAAACGATCATTCCTTGATAGTTTCAAGATTTACAATAAGTATATCCTAAATAAATTTTCATTCAAGAAGACTATTTCTTTTCATGAATTTGAAATTGTTCAGGATAACCCCTCCATTTATCGTCAGCAGGTCAAATCGAAGCTGGAAAAGTTAATCAGTAAAGCTAAAAGGGAAGTGTTGATTGAAACGCCTTATTTCCTGCCGGGATACAAGTTAAGGAAAATACTTGCAACAGTTGCCAGGAAGGGTGTCAGTGTTACCATTATTCTGCCGCAGCACTCAGATGTAAGAGCTGTTGATCTTCTGCGGAATAAGTATATGGGGTACTATTATAATAATGGAATCCGGGTCGTATTCTATACACCGAATAACCTGCATGCAAAACTGATGCTGATTGATGATGAAATTTTTGGACTCGGTTCCCCGAATTTTGATTACAGGAGTTTCCGGTATCAACATGAGATCATGTTATTTGGTAAGCATAAAGGCATAGTTGAGGAAGTGAAACTGCATGTAAATGAAACACTGGAGCATTGTCTCGAATTTGACCATCATGCCTGGTTACGCCGGCCGAAATTCGAGAAACTACTAGGTTGGTTACTGCTTCCTTTCAGGCATTTATTCTAA
- a CDS encoding YicC family protein, producing the protein MIRSMTAYGKGIAELGGKTITVEVRSLNSKQLDLNTRLPQLFREKEFEIRAAINKVLERGKVDFTISIDHDSEASVSGVNKALAKQYHKEILELAEELNAPIGDDLITSILKLPDVLKSEKETLDEEDWLLVRKAIDEALSKADIFRIEEGSHLETDMHMRIDTIMQYLDEVKPYEEARILNLRDRFERNQAEFVNNRPNMEKFDENRFEQEIFWYLEKLDITEEKQRLKKHCIYFNETLGSNESNGRKLGFITQEIGREINTLGSKASDADIQKIVVRMKDELEKIKEQLGNIL; encoded by the coding sequence ATGATCAGATCGATGACAGCCTATGGCAAAGGGATTGCTGAGTTGGGTGGTAAGACCATCACCGTGGAAGTACGCTCCCTGAACAGTAAACAACTGGACCTTAATACCCGACTACCACAACTCTTCAGAGAGAAAGAATTTGAAATCAGGGCAGCCATCAATAAAGTGCTGGAGCGGGGCAAAGTCGATTTTACCATTTCGATTGACCATGATTCAGAAGCCTCTGTTTCAGGGGTAAACAAAGCCCTTGCAAAGCAGTATCACAAGGAAATTCTTGAATTGGCTGAAGAGTTGAATGCTCCAATCGGTGATGATCTTATTACTTCCATCCTTAAACTCCCGGATGTATTAAAATCGGAAAAAGAAACTCTTGATGAAGAAGACTGGTTGTTGGTTAGAAAAGCCATTGATGAAGCGCTCTCAAAAGCAGATATCTTCCGGATTGAAGAAGGTTCACATCTGGAAACTGATATGCATATGAGGATAGATACCATTATGCAATACCTTGACGAAGTTAAACCTTATGAGGAAGCAAGAATTTTGAACCTCCGGGATAGATTTGAACGAAACCAGGCTGAGTTTGTCAATAATCGCCCAAATATGGAGAAATTTGATGAAAACCGCTTTGAACAGGAAATATTCTGGTACCTCGAAAAATTGGATATCACTGAAGAAAAACAACGCTTGAAGAAACATTGTATTTACTTCAATGAAACGCTGGGAAGCAATGAATCTAATGGACGAAAATTAGGGTTCATCACCCAGGAAATCGGTCGGGAGATAAACACTCTTGGTTCCAAAGCCAGTGATGCAGATATTCAAAAAATCGTGGTCCGAATGAAAGATGAACTTGAAAAAATCAAGGAACAATTAGGCAATATCCTTTAA
- the gmk gene encoding guanylate kinase, whose amino-acid sequence MTSISKMIIVSAPSGAGKSTIVRHLLNCSLGLEFSVSATSRPIRPGEIDGREYHFIGADQFREKIEAGELLEWQEVYPGSFYGTLVSEVDRIHASGHYPIFDVDVVGGLNIKKMYGERALALFIKPPAIEVLEKRLRDRATDSEESLRKRLEKVRWELEFAGKFDKVIINDQLEIALAEAENLTRTFLNQ is encoded by the coding sequence ATGACATCCATTTCTAAAATGATCATCGTATCTGCACCCTCCGGCGCAGGAAAAAGTACCATAGTCCGGCACCTGCTGAATTGCAGCCTCGGACTTGAATTCTCTGTTTCAGCCACGAGCAGGCCTATTCGTCCCGGGGAAATCGACGGACGCGAGTACCATTTCATTGGGGCAGATCAATTCAGAGAAAAGATTGAAGCAGGTGAGTTACTGGAATGGCAGGAAGTTTACCCTGGTTCCTTCTATGGCACCCTGGTTTCAGAAGTCGACAGAATTCATGCTTCCGGACATTATCCTATTTTTGATGTGGATGTGGTCGGCGGGTTGAATATTAAGAAAATGTACGGAGAACGAGCTTTGGCTTTGTTTATAAAACCTCCCGCTATTGAGGTTCTTGAAAAACGTTTGCGTGATCGTGCCACCGATTCAGAAGAGAGCCTCAGGAAGCGTTTGGAAAAAGTTCGCTGGGAGCTCGAATTTGCAGGAAAATTCGATAAAGTCATTATTAATGACCAATTAGAGATAGCCCTGGCTGAAGCTGAGAATTTAACCAGGACATTTTTGAATCAATAA
- a CDS encoding nicotinate-nucleotide adenylyltransferase yields MVNSKKTGLLFGSFNPIHIGHLIIAGYMLEFSDLEEVWFVVSPQNPLKERNSLLADHHRLMLVNIAIENDYRFRSSNIEFDLPRPSYTIHTLAYLQEKYPGREFVLITGTDIFPTFHKWKNWEQLLEFYKFYVYPRPGSEDHELISHPSVTLFNAPQVEISATFIRQGLRDRKDMRYFLPEKVYDYIREMHFYEK; encoded by the coding sequence ATGGTGAACTCAAAAAAAACCGGACTTCTTTTCGGATCATTTAATCCGATTCACATCGGGCACCTGATTATTGCCGGTTATATGCTGGAATTCAGCGACCTGGAAGAAGTGTGGTTTGTAGTTTCTCCCCAGAATCCGCTTAAAGAAAGGAACAGCCTGCTGGCCGATCATCACAGACTGATGCTGGTAAATATTGCCATTGAGAATGATTACCGCTTCAGGTCCAGTAATATTGAATTCGACCTTCCCAGGCCCTCCTATACCATTCATACCCTTGCCTATTTACAGGAAAAATATCCAGGGCGGGAATTCGTATTGATCACCGGGACCGACATCTTCCCGACCTTTCATAAATGGAAAAACTGGGAACAACTGCTTGAATTCTACAAGTTCTATGTCTATCCAAGGCCAGGGAGTGAGGATCATGAACTGATTTCACATCCTTCGGTCACACTATTTAATGCGCCCCAGGTTGAAATTTCTGCAACTTTTATCAGGCAGGGGCTCAGGGATAGAAAAGATATGAGATATTTCCTTCCCGAAAAAGTTTATGATTATATCAGGGAGATGCATTTCTATGAGAAATAA
- a CDS encoding transposase yields the protein MKKFNNKFRIPSTRLQNWDYGWDAAYFITICTYNKEHFFGKVVNGQMVLSHVGIIADIMWYEIVKHHEHILLDAFVVMPNHLHGIIIIHHDKSTDHDGVIHNPERDGVIFNPVETRHALSLPESRSTPESRSTPDFEPTPDTESTPDTESTPDTESTPDFEPTPDTEPLSDPPMDIESLPTTNYYHITNYPSEHAIHSEKIPGETIGQKRFQNQGKNTISSILGSFKSSVTKHVHRLGLDCEWQERFFDRIVRDEEAHKRIQQYIINNPRNWNKDRFNI from the coding sequence ATGAAAAAATTCAACAACAAATTCAGGATTCCCTCAACCCGCTTGCAAAATTGGGATTATGGATGGGATGCCGCCTATTTCATCACAATTTGCACCTACAACAAGGAACATTTTTTCGGAAAGGTAGTAAATGGACAAATGGTTTTATCCCATGTAGGTATTATTGCCGATATTATGTGGTATGAAATAGTAAAACATCACGAACATATTTTATTGGATGCATTTGTAGTAATGCCGAATCATTTGCATGGAATAATTATCATTCATCATGATAAATCCACGGACCATGACGGGGTTATTCATAACCCGGAACGTGACGGGGTTATTTTTAACCCGGTAGAGACAAGGCATGCCTTGTCTCTACCGGAATCCCGTTCCACACCGGAATCCCGTTCCACACCGGATTTCGAACCCACCCCGGATACCGAATCTACCCCGGATACCGAATCTACCCCGGACACCGAATCTACCCCGGATTTCGAACCCACACCGGATACCGAACCATTATCCGACCCACCCATGGATATCGAATCGCTCCCTACAACAAATTATTATCACATTACGAACTATCCATCGGAACATGCTATACATTCCGAAAAAATTCCCGGTGAAACGATTGGACAAAAACGGTTTCAAAATCAAGGCAAAAACACCATTTCCTCAATATTGGGATCATTTAAGTCATCCGTCACAAAACATGTGCATCGCCTTGGCCTTGATTGTGAATGGCAGGAGCGCTTCTTCGACCGCATTGTTAGGGATGAAGAAGCACATAAAAGGATTCAACAATATATCATCAATAACCCCAGGAACTGGAATAAAGACAGGTTTAATATTTAA
- a CDS encoding alpha/beta hydrolase, with protein sequence MKKELEIDGKKISYHELGSGSTIVLLHGFIESGQIWNSFASKLAEQFKVVVIDLPGHGESEVLAEVHSMDLMADIVNKVLLQEGIVAAVVVGHSMGGYVALEFARKYPEQLKGIVLFHSQASTDSEEARENRRRTINIVKQNRAGFIKQFIPDLFDQRYVGNYQEEIAGLLEEASKMSPDGIVAAIAGMKDRKGGLLFLMNTDKPVLFIIGKQDSRIPYNQVLAQAVIPAHSEVLLLDHVGTYGLYRSSTGYFPGNSTFCHEV encoded by the coding sequence ATGAAAAAAGAGCTGGAGATTGATGGGAAAAAAATTTCCTACCACGAACTGGGAAGTGGCAGCACCATAGTGTTACTTCATGGATTCATCGAATCGGGCCAAATCTGGAACTCATTTGCCTCAAAACTTGCTGAGCAATTTAAGGTAGTTGTTATTGATTTACCCGGTCATGGAGAGTCAGAGGTACTTGCTGAAGTTCATAGCATGGATTTGATGGCAGATATCGTGAATAAGGTACTTCTTCAGGAAGGTATTGTAGCGGCAGTTGTTGTCGGGCATAGCATGGGGGGATATGTAGCCCTTGAATTTGCCCGGAAATATCCTGAGCAATTGAAAGGCATTGTATTGTTTCATTCCCAGGCATCCACAGATAGTGAAGAGGCACGTGAAAACCGGCGCAGGACTATCAACATCGTTAAACAAAACCGGGCCGGATTTATCAAGCAGTTCATCCCGGATCTTTTCGATCAGCGTTATGTGGGAAACTACCAGGAAGAAATTGCCGGACTACTTGAGGAAGCATCAAAGATGAGTCCCGATGGAATTGTTGCAGCCATTGCAGGAATGAAGGATAGGAAAGGAGGATTACTTTTCCTGATGAATACGGATAAGCCGGTATTATTTATTATTGGAAAACAGGATTCAAGAATTCCTTATAACCAGGTACTGGCACAGGCTGTAATTCCTGCGCATTCTGAAGTGCTGCTTCTCGATCATGTAGGAACATATGGGTTATATAGAAGCTCCACGGGTTACTTTCCAGGCAATTCGACATTTTGCCATGAAGTGTAA
- a CDS encoding aminopeptidase P family protein produces MFSTETYIQRRNALRKELTTGIVLLPGNTEAAYNYPANTYSFRQDSNFSYFFGLDHPDFAGVIDLDNGVDYIFGNDIDIDDIIWMGPQPSVSKLAEKAGVKNTAGFGQLAEFITNAIKKGKQIHFVPAYRAETTLLLSDLLGIKPMKLKNYVSMALINAIVKLRSIKSEEEIAEIEKAVDTAYLMFTTGMKMAKPGVKEQEIVGTMEGISVAHGRPVSFPIILSINGQILHNHHHENFLKEGRMLVMDGGTESSLLYASDITRTVPVGGKFSQRQKEIYEIVLDANLRSIKATKPGVLYSECHRVACETIAKGLKELGLMKGDVQQAVDAGAHALFFPHGLGHMLGLDVHDMEGLGQINVGYDKEIQPSSQFGTAYLRMGRRLQPGFVITNEPGIYFIPELIDLWKSENKFPEFINYEKVEEYRDFGGIRIEDDILVTEHGCRILGKPIPKTVAEVEATMGM; encoded by the coding sequence ATGTTCTCTACAGAAACTTATATCCAGCGTCGGAATGCCCTTCGCAAAGAACTTACAACAGGGATTGTTTTACTTCCAGGTAATACTGAGGCGGCTTACAACTACCCGGCAAATACTTATTCGTTCAGGCAGGATAGTAATTTCTCCTATTTTTTCGGTCTGGACCATCCTGATTTTGCCGGAGTTATTGACCTTGATAATGGGGTGGATTATATTTTCGGGAATGATATTGATATAGATGATATTATTTGGATGGGGCCACAACCTTCAGTCAGCAAGTTGGCCGAAAAGGCAGGGGTTAAAAATACAGCCGGCTTTGGTCAGTTGGCAGAGTTTATTACAAATGCCATCAAAAAAGGCAAGCAGATTCATTTTGTACCAGCATACAGGGCTGAAACTACACTGCTTCTGAGTGACCTTCTGGGGATTAAACCTATGAAGCTGAAGAATTATGTATCGATGGCCCTCATAAATGCCATTGTAAAGCTTCGTTCCATCAAAAGTGAAGAAGAGATTGCAGAGATCGAAAAGGCGGTAGATACTGCGTACCTGATGTTTACCACTGGAATGAAAATGGCTAAACCAGGCGTGAAGGAGCAGGAGATTGTTGGAACCATGGAAGGAATTTCAGTAGCACATGGCAGGCCTGTTTCCTTTCCTATTATTTTAAGTATCAATGGACAAATATTGCATAACCACCACCATGAAAACTTTTTAAAAGAGGGAAGGATGCTGGTAATGGATGGTGGGACTGAATCAAGTCTGCTTTATGCCAGCGATATCACACGGACAGTTCCTGTTGGGGGGAAGTTCAGTCAAAGGCAGAAAGAGATCTATGAGATTGTTCTTGACGCCAACCTTCGCTCCATTAAAGCCACCAAACCCGGAGTGCTTTACAGCGAGTGTCATAGGGTTGCCTGTGAAACGATTGCTAAAGGGCTGAAAGAACTTGGATTGATGAAAGGAGATGTTCAACAGGCTGTGGATGCAGGTGCTCATGCCTTATTCTTCCCACATGGATTAGGCCATATGCTGGGACTCGATGTTCACGATATGGAAGGCCTGGGTCAGATCAATGTTGGGTATGATAAAGAAATTCAACCCAGCAGCCAGTTTGGAACAGCTTACCTCCGGATGGGCCGCCGACTTCAGCCGGGATTCGTGATCACCAATGAACCGGGAATATACTTCATTCCTGAATTGATTGATCTCTGGAAATCAGAAAACAAGTTCCCAGAATTCATCAACTATGAGAAAGTTGAGGAATATCGCGATTTTGGTGGTATACGAATTGAAGATGATATACTGGTAACTGAGCATGGATGCAGGATTTTGGGTAAGCCTATTCCAAAGACGGTTGCTGAAGTGGAAGCTACTATGGGAATGTAG